The Sebastes umbrosus isolate fSebUmb1 chromosome 4, fSebUmb1.pri, whole genome shotgun sequence genome has a window encoding:
- the LOC119487517 gene encoding hepatocyte growth factor has product MWIYKLIFGLFVISCSEGKRNALQDYQKTDGVLLVVVSPDSSHLTKSKKLSLAKCAKACSRNRRLPFSCRAFLYDHKNRKCQWLSFDRNSPGAQSQQDFNYQLYQKKDYVRECIVGTGEGYRGRRSVTVGGILCQAWASSIPHEHKFMSKRFRKKDLRENFCRNPDNSTVGPWCFTTDPRPHLRHQECGIPQCSQVECVNCNGEDYRGPMDHTESGKECQRWDLEDPHKHLYHPKRYPDKGLDDNYCRNPDGRHRPWCFTTDPNTLWEYCNIKVCETPPKSNVVETTECYQGRGEGYRGTVDVISTGLICQRWDSQYPHNHTFIPQAYPCKDLRENYCRNPDGQQLPWCFTTDPRVRTMSCNNIPQCGTQNRPVSDCYEEFGENYQGEQSRTRSNLPCAPWRDHSNSGERGMLMAGLEGNYCRNPDKDKHGPWCYTNNSAIPWDYCTVKPCDASQNIIPLGELSSVRCFVHKRIRIVGGFPVGISDGSWMVSIQKGSQHWCGGSLIREEWVLTDRQCFSSCVPDLSEYRVWLGVSDIREGATDWSKRQEVSIAHVICGPEGSSLALIRLSKPALPADNVHTLQLPVDGCSIPEGTICKMYGWGETKGTGHDDVLKAVDMPIVSNARCREMHRGNLHITNTKICAGGKRNEGVCERDYGGPLVCQDGDIRVIMGVSVHGRGCARANQPGIFINVPFYAQWIYKVFRYYPNPEPQ; this is encoded by the exons ATGTGGATTTACAAGCTCATTTTCGGACTCTTCGTCATTTCTTGTTCTG AGGGCAAAAGAAATGCGCTCCAGGACTACCAGAAGACTGATGGTGTACTGCTGGTCGTCGTGTCTCCCGATTCCTCGCACCTGACCAAAAGCAAGAAGCTGAGCTTGGCCAAGTGTGCCAAAGCCTGCAGCCGCAACAGGAGACTCCCATTCAGCTGCAG AGCGTTCCTCTATGAtcataaaaacaggaaatgccAGTGGCTGTCGTTCGACAGGAACTCGCCAGGAGCTCAAAGCCAACAGGACTTCAACTACCAACTGTATCAAAAGAAAG aCTATGTGAGGGAGTGCATTGTGGGTACAGGTGAGGGCTACAGGGGGCGGAGGTCGGTGACGGTGGGCGGGATCCTGTGCCAGGCTTGGGCCTCTTCAATTCCTCATGAACACAA ATTCATGTCGAAGAGATTCAGGAAGAAGGACCTCAGAGAGAACTTCTGTCGCAACCCAGACAACTCCACTGTTGGCCCCTGGTGCTTCACCACTGACCCCCGGCCACACCTCAGACACCAGGAGTGTGGGATACCGCAGTGTTCACAGG ttgAGTGTGTGAACTGTAATGGGGAAGATTACAGAGGACCCATGGACCACACAGAGAGTGGAAAGGAATGCCAGCGCTGGGACCTGGAAGATCCACACAAACACCTGTACCACCCCAAGAG GTACCCTGACAAGGGCCTGGATGATAACTACTGCAGGAATCCAGACGGACGCCACAGACCCTGGTGCTTTACCACGGACCCAAACACGCTGTGGGAGTACTGCAACATCAAAGTTTGTG AAACACCTCCTAAAAGTAATGTGGTGGAAACAACCGAGTGTTACCAGGGCAGAGGAGAGGGTTATCGGGGGACAGTGGACGTGATATCCACCGGGCTCATCTGCCAACGCTGGGACTCTCAGTATCCCCATAACCACACATTCATACCTCAAGCCTACCCCTGCAA GgacctgagagaaaactactgTCGGAATCCAGATGGCCAACAACTCCCATGGTGCTTCACAACGGACCCAAGAGTCCGCACCATGTCCTGCAACAACATCCCTCAGTGCGGCACCCAAAACAGGCCTGTCAGCG ATTGCTATGAAGAGTTTGGGGAGAATTACCAAGGAGAGCAGTCAAGGACTAGATCAAACCTGCCCTGTGCTCCCTGGAGAGACCACAGCAACAG tGGCGAGAGAGGCATGCTGATGGCCGGCCTGGAGGGAAACTACTGCAGAAACCCTGATAAAGACAAACATGGTCCCTGGTGTTACACCAACAACTCCGCCATTCCCTGGGACTACTGCACTGTAAAACCAT GTGATGCTTCGCAGAACATCATTCCTCTCG GTGAGCTGTCCTCTGTGAGGTGTTTTGTCCATAAAAGAATCAGGATTGTGGGAGGATTTCCGGTGGGCAtatcagacggcagctggatggTCAGCATACAGAAAGG GTCGCAGCACTGGTGTGGAGGTTCACTAATACGAGAGGAATGGGTACTCACTGACAGACAGTGCTTCTCCTCATG TGTTCCAGACCTCAGTGAGTATCGGGTGTGGCTGGGAGTCTCAGATATTCGAGAGGGCGCTACTGACTGGTCcaagagacaggaagtgagcaTAGCTCATGTGATATGTGGCCCCGAGGGCTCCAGTTTAGCCCTCATAAGGCTGTCTAA GCCTGCCCTCCCTGCAGACAATGTTCACACACTTCAGCTCCCCGTGGATGGGTGCTCCATCCCAGAAGGAACGATATGTAAAATGTATGGATGGGGGGAGACCAAAG GCACTGGTCATGATGACGTGCTGAAGGCGGTCGACATGCCCATTGTCAGTAATGCGAGGTGTAGAGAGATGCACAGAGGGAACCTCCACATCACCAACACCAAGATCTGTGCAGGAGGCAAGAGGAACGAGGGAGTGTGTGAG AGGGATTACGGCGGCCCTCTTGTGTGTCAGGACGGCGACATCAGGGTTATTATGGGAGTGAGCGTCCACGGCAGAGGCTGCGCTCGGGCCAACCAGCCTGGCATCTTCATCAATGTGCCCTTCTACGCACAGTGGATCTACAAGGTCTTCAGATATTACCCAAACCCTGAGCCTCAATAG